Proteins encoded together in one Microbacterium oxydans window:
- a CDS encoding EamA family transporter — protein sequence MSALAFVLVFGAAVAHAAWNIIAHGISRAGVPFLWWGAVGSTLVWVGVVPFTGGLGTDDLWSFALGVVVSSVLHVGYMAVLQRGYREGNLSTVYATARGTGPFLSVIVAVLLLGERPSFIALIGVAAVIVGVVAIGLVDRGRGGGARRIDPGILFGLLTGVTIAIYTIWDAHAVRTWNLSPVAFMVGTTLLQIPFYSIAVRRRWGAVWALGRTQWRRIVVFGILSPLSYILVLTAIQIAPVALVAPLREVSVVLVSLFGVFVLRESKPWWRIGASLVVVAGIVLLAL from the coding sequence GTGTCGGCACTCGCGTTCGTCCTCGTCTTCGGGGCGGCGGTCGCCCACGCCGCGTGGAACATCATCGCTCACGGCATCAGCAGGGCCGGGGTGCCGTTCCTCTGGTGGGGCGCCGTCGGCAGCACCCTCGTGTGGGTCGGGGTCGTCCCGTTCACCGGCGGCCTCGGCACCGACGATCTCTGGTCGTTCGCCCTCGGGGTCGTCGTGTCCTCGGTGCTGCACGTCGGCTACATGGCGGTGCTCCAGCGTGGATACCGGGAGGGCAACCTCTCCACGGTGTACGCCACCGCGCGCGGCACCGGACCCTTCCTGTCCGTGATCGTGGCGGTGCTGCTGCTCGGCGAGAGGCCCTCGTTCATCGCGCTGATCGGCGTCGCCGCCGTGATCGTCGGTGTCGTGGCCATCGGACTCGTCGACCGCGGACGCGGTGGCGGCGCCCGCCGCATCGACCCCGGCATCCTCTTCGGTCTGCTCACCGGCGTCACGATCGCGATCTACACGATCTGGGATGCGCACGCGGTGCGCACCTGGAACCTCTCGCCGGTCGCGTTCATGGTCGGCACCACGCTGCTGCAGATCCCCTTCTACTCCATCGCGGTCCGGCGCCGGTGGGGAGCGGTCTGGGCGCTGGGCCGCACGCAGTGGCGCCGCATCGTCGTGTTCGGCATCCTGTCGCCGCTGTCCTACATCCTGGTGCTGACGGCGATCCAGATCGCGCCGGTCGCGCTGGTCGCGCCGCTGCGCGAGGTGAGTGTCGTGCTGGTGAGTCTGTTCGGGGTGTTCGTCCTGCGGGAGTCGAAGCCGTGGTGGCGGATCGGCGCGTCCCTCGTGGTGGTCGCGGGGATCGTGCTGCTCGCGCTGTGA